The following are encoded in a window of Microcaecilia unicolor chromosome 14, aMicUni1.1, whole genome shotgun sequence genomic DNA:
- the LOC115457345 gene encoding olfactory receptor 151-like yields the protein MYQKENTTTATEFIILGFPEFPDLQIPLFLLFLLIYLIILLGNLTIITVTCLNPRLHTPMYFFLCNLSLVDISSTSVTLPKLLDIFLRKNQRISVNGCFMQVYFFLLSLCIEFLLLSVMAYDRYVAICHPLHYVVIMNWNVWVLIVAGLWIVGNLDPMTYTVFLSSFSYCRSNIINHFFCDLSALLKLSCTSTSTIDHITYILGSFVVMPCILSTFVSYVYIISTILKIRSAEGRRKAFSTCSAHLTVVILFYGTLLCSYIRPTSTQSLEQNKLFAVLYNALIPMFNPIIYSLRNQEVKKGIAKLFTRKLFSRDQKTIFSVQLHGKR from the coding sequence ATGTATCAAAAGGAAAATACCACCACTGCAACAGAATTCATCATTCTGGGATTTCCCGAATTTCCAGACCTCCAAATCCctcttttccttctgtttttacTGATTTACCTGATCATCCTGttggggaacctcactataatAACAGTAACATGCCTGAACCCTCGCCTGCACACCCCCATGTACTTTTTCCTCTGTAACTTGTCCCTCGTTGATATCTCTTCCACCTCAGTCACTCTTCCCAAACTTCTGGACATCTTCTTGAGGAAAAATCAGAGGATTTCTGTAAATGGGTGTTTCATGCAGGTATATTTTTTCTTACTTTCGCTATGTATAGAATTTCTTCTGCTTTCAGTCATGGCTTATGACCGCTATGTCGCAATATGTCACCCCCTGCACTATGTCGTGATCATGAACTGGAATGTCTGGGTCCTGATCGTTGCGGGGCTGTGGATTGTTGGAAACCTGGATCCTATGACATACACTGTCTTTCTATCAAGTTTCTCCTATTGCAGGTCCAACATAATCAACCATTTCTTTTGTGACCTCTCTGCACTGCTAAAACTCTCCTGCACCAGTACCTCCACCATTGATCATATAACTTATATTTTGGGAAGTTTTGTGGTGATGCCATGTATTTTGTCAACCTTTGTATCTTATGTGTACATCATCTCCACCATCTTGAAGATCCGTTCTGCAGAGGGCAGACGcaaagccttctccacctgctccgCCCACCTGACGGTCGTTATTCTATTTTATGGGACTCTGCTTTGTTCATACATAAGACCGACATCCACACAGTCCCTTGAACAAAACAAACTCTTTGCTGTGTTGTATAATGCATTAATTCCAATGTTCAACCCCATAATTTATAGCCTAAGAAACCAAGAGGTTAAAAAAGGCATAGCAAAATTATTTACCAGAAAACTGTTTTCCCGAGATCAGAAGACCATTTTCTCTGTACAACTTCATGGcaagagatag